One Prunus dulcis chromosome 8, ALMONDv2, whole genome shotgun sequence DNA window includes the following coding sequences:
- the LOC117637027 gene encoding uncharacterized protein LOC117637027 isoform X2, translating to MDYYAMKRKQLQSLCKQHGIPANLRNTEMAHKLTLLLKEDEKLSEPVCKNLEENEGGIDSEVETKKVKKVKFSPENQTFYFVGTDNDSNSDCDYNPKKKQGRKRKSMVVKKVQVFENSRGLEHSHKIIDSPGRVTRSRAQKMDEGNAEAVFSPLPAKKKLTNRVKKVDSCDKPPPEVELIERVDSNAEHANLNGGLIQRQLRNRVVVSDDGGNSLVLRKDLVPRGSKKPKQNKGSDGDLLPTKTYEENVPVGKGIKPEKVQKQCKGNVTKSRKTDLGGSRITRSRSQVGGNSSGVESKTDILKVQEKGQEVLQLEETCKGLDREHLRRKSAVPLKRSLEGDNLANEAVVPGKTLRRSKRNLARDRDSACGTLAETKLVGRSKKSKTKFVGKASGQEECELEEPSKDGQKIPVFQKGKELAKGDTRKRPRNIDLERASKVESSVERMEENVALLPNGPLRRSRRKTTLFSSAAHDDREFRICEGAGTVKQSTAAGTVKQPVPDKGANVSQSLRRSSRNACEKILTEPTGDMCGIANGVKKDGLVKQIQEPTYEKESSLIVHDSLNKSPQRRSSRILSISGLVAPTGRTGIVAGKNKKSESRMPIIKEMVSFAKINSPLEENLSIDIRLNIPEASGNENNTDSCCSKGLERSSKQRKGSSKKRESAGRGQPVYDEVSTAYSIMEKAMDISGHLKDNQTSESMKFQGISTVQKPQNVTEPLTNEMENSIPDNTTACDMDYHSYLSLNKGHTGHAIAVEQNPVECPDKFSNVVSSKFTCLSDGHSPTYQPDCEGECSNLLDLKKGLETDESLTVKTSDQRIDVVDDQLEGGSKVSVPEDQNLVQLDASGIDQPVLVEQVLEDHLTELGENKESDSNNAKSFALVEEICAFSSCDREEMVQVDVGSTAETSAETDGDIHLGRIVLSDTAVTLSKSSLVKEATDSCCSKEAVEKSSNKWESAAMGQPVCFEVSAVHSSIEKTMDISAHLKENQLSKYNNLQGIFTVQNAQNVMEPVTNVMENVMVDSGLNVPENATVRDMEDNYHLSLDRGDTGHIIAVEQTSKECMDKLSNVSFSRLTCLGDGHSPTCQPDCEGECTNQLDLKGLETDESWTVKTSYQRSDVVDDQLEDGSKASVPEYHNLVQLDARGINQPVLVEPVVEDHLTECDENNESDRNTAKSSEVVEETSEETVADIHLDRIVPSDTAVTLPKSSLLKQEGDQLENQFKSPVEGRSICEIDEALLYGSKNQNLSFDQVDYPEDDTVAASKIESAIVVETESTSLSDCALAKMQHRNENILKEVTSEMKRHPSIASDDSMHMDGNADMDDNVGTLDGGMNSLNVSSKTEISSDNIGDFLVGDELADLSCCDHGIILGNAGVSNSVAQTIPGLTDTDGIVGTESITQFKLCADNSCAKPQMYSGGLPLYHVFNDSSSLGNLSGLNEIEGKKNNAEEKEMTYEDREGDQRKDQFKSPVEGRNIHERNQALLHGSKNQNLSFEEVDILEKHTVAANNTESSMDAVVNETESRFLSDFSLAKMRRGNENKSPDPSTMVVSVDSAVQERALNNVMQSVLLLDQVKYGDPGIHKEVSLEMKRHPSIASVDSMHTDGNADMDDNIGTLDGGINSVNVSSKTEINSDNTGDFLVRDELGDLCCCDHGIILGNAGVSNRVSQNEPGLADTDRIVDTESITQVNLSADNFCAKRQMHSGDLSGLNESEGRNNAEEKEMTYEDREGDQLKDQFKSPVEGGIICERVEALLHGSQNQNLSFDEVDILEKHTVAANDIGSSMDTLVDETQSGSLSDFALAKMQLGNENKSPGPSNMVVPVDSEVQERASNEVIQSVLQPDPAKCGDLELQGNEFGVRERVSGVKVVESLNVGINRTRTSQETEEVIDLLNLNDRDIISGDSKESPGFENLHPISMVKPEMGVNCSADSPATHSSHGQCLLHQGEEATAETKALELNAASPLFSSYEIKQLFSDDKMDGFSKSYPDMSKVDSVIEDSEAVKKGKESAVGIAQVAAGQLTDHEHKSEDVMDLKSTLEMGIHYPVGSPVTNFSSCGDIKRDEFQKLDAGLSKANLMNEVGEHVKEGIENDLGIAQVVAKKHSDHGQRMADELLKSTHPPVSDGNTCVNERPKEKGIRPINQVFVDHEDIDEAGDIEYSNVWARTGKSVDDSEMSGSNPGAFDVPAANSYPNYLMQARSNVNPDVEVTKFSVESEIVSEQNVTADQCPISADSVLRKDNLESPRVRSWEADSDKSISISFAPRENKTDSLVPSPPKSFVNTADMKENFRNTKSDKVSNSAVKTLQPRPALNDLQKK from the exons ATGGATTATTATGCGATGAAGAGGAAGCAACTTCAATCACTCTGTAAACAACACGGAATTCCTGCAAATTTAAGGAACACTGAAATGGCCCATAAGCTTACTTTGCTTCTCAAG GAAGATGAAAAACTCAGTGAGCCAGTCTGCaaaaatttagaagaaaatgaaggggGAATTGATTCTGAGGTTGAGACAAAGAAGGTGAAGAAAGTAAAGTTCAGTCCAGAAAATCAAACGTTTTACTTTGTGGGTACGGATAATGACTCAAACTCGGATTGTGATTACAATCCAAAGAAGAAACAGGGGAGAAAGAGGAAGTCCATGGTTGTTAAGAAGGTTCAGGTTTTTGAAAATTCCAGAGGACTCGAACACTCTCACAAAATTATTGACTCCCCAGGTAGAGTTACAAGGTCCAGAGCACAAAAAATGGATGAAGGCAATGCAGAAGCAGTTTTTTCACCTCTTCCTGCgaagaagaaattgacaaATCGAGTGAAAAAGGTTGATAGCTGTGATAAGCCTCCTCCAGAGGTTGAGTTAATTGAGAGAGTGGATAGTAATGCAGAACATGCTAATTTGAATGGAGGGTTGATTCAAAGGCAGTTGAGAAACAGGGTGGTGGTGAGTGATGATGGTGGAAATTCACTGGTTTTGAGGAAGGATCTAGTGCCAAGGGGTTCAAAGaaacccaaacaaaataaaggtaGTGATGGGGATCTTTTACCAACTAAGACTTATGAAGAAAATGTCCCTGTAGGAAAAGGTATTAAACCTGAAAAAGTCCAGAAGCAATGTAAAGGAAATGTCACAAAATCGAGGAAAACTGATCTTGGTGGTAGTAGGATCACACGGTCTCGGAGTCAGGTTGGAGGGAATAGTTCTGGAGTTGAAAGTAAAACAGATATTCTCAAAGTTCAGGAAAAGGGACAAGAAGTTCTTCAACTTGAAGAAACCTGTAAGGGCCTAGATAGAGAGCATTTGAGGCGGAAGTCTGCTGTACCTCTGAAGAGGAGTCTGGAAGGTGACAACCTTGCTAATGAAGCTGTTGTACCTGGGAAGACCCTGAGGAGGTCAAAACGAAATTTAGCCAGGGACAGAGACTCTGCATGTGGGACATTGGCAGAAACCAAACTTGTTGGTAGGAGCAAAAAGTCTAAAACCAAGTTTGTGGGAAAAGCTTCAGGCCAAGAAGAATGTGAACTTGAAGAACCATCAAAGGACGGGCAGAAAATTCCTGTGTTCCAGAAGGGCAAGGAACTGGCGAAAGGTGATACTAGAAAAAGACCAAGGAATATAGATTTGGAAAGAGCTTCCAAAGTTGAGTCAAGTGTAGAAAGAATGGAAGAAAATGTTGCTCTCCTACCCAATGGTCCTTTGAGGAGATCCAGACGCAAAACTACATTGTTTTCCTCTGCTGCTCATGATGATAGGGAGTTTAGAATCTGTGAAGGTGCTGGAACTGTGAAGCAATCAACAGCTGCTGGAACAGTGAAGCAACCAGTTCCTGACAAGGGTGCCAATGTGTCTCAATCTCTAAGGCGGTCTAGTCGGAATGCTTGTGAAAAGATACTAACAGAACCCACTGGGGACATGTGTGGAATTGCCAATGGTGTTAAAAAGGATGGTCTTGTGAAGCAAATACAAGAGCCAACATATGAGAAGGAAAGTTCATTAATTGTGCATGATTCTTTAAACAAAAGCCCACAAAGACGATCCTCGCGTATTCTGTCCATAAGTGGCTTGGTTGCACCTACAGGACGCACTGGTATAGTTGCtggaaagaacaaaaagagtGAATCTAGGATGCCAATTATAAAGGAAATGGTCTCGTTTGCTAAAATCAATTCACCCCTTGAAGAAAATCTGAGTATAGATATTAGATTGAATATTCCAGAAGCTTCAGGAAATGAGAACAATACTGATTCTTGCTGCAGCAAAGGTCTGGAAAGGTCAAGCAAGCAGAGGAAGGGATCAAGCAAGAAGAGGGAATCTGCTGGAAGGGGTCAGCCTGTTTATGATGAAGTATCTACTGCATATTCTATCATGGAGAAGGCCATGGACATTTCAGGTCATCTGAAGGACAATCAGACCTCAGAATCAATGAAGTTTCAAGGTATATCTACAGTGCAGAAGCCACAGAATGTGACAGAACCCCTGACTAACGAGATGGAAAATAGCATCCCGGATAACACTACTGCATGTGATATGGATTATCATTCTTATCTGTCTTTGAACAAAGGTCATACTGGCCATGCTATTGCAGTTGAACAAAACCCAGTAGAATGTCCAGATAAATTCAGCAATGTTGTTTCTTCCAAATTTACCTGTCTAAGTGATGGCCACTCACCTACCTATCAACCAGACTGTGAAG GTGAATGTTCCAACCTGTTGGACTTGAAAAAAGGATTGGAGACAGATGAGTCATTAACTGTTAAAACGTCAGACCAAAGGATTGATGTGGTGGATGATCAGTTAGAAGGTGGTAGCAAAGTTAGTGTTCCTGAGGATCAAAACTTAGTTCAATTGGATGCTAGTGGGATTGATCAACCAGTACTTGTAGAACAAGTTCTTGAGGATCATCTAACTGAACTTGGTGAAAATAAGGAGTCAGACAGCAATAATGCAAAGTCCTTTGCATTAGTAGAAGAAATATGTGCTTTCAGTTCTTGTGACAGAGAAGAAATGGTTCAGGTTGATGTAGGTTCTACTGCTGAAACTAGTGCAGAGACAGATGGAGACATCCATCTGGGTAGAATTGTTCTCAGTGATACTGCTGTAACTCTGTCCAAATCTTCACTAGTAAAGGAAG CTACTGATTCTTGCTGCAGCAAAGAAGCTGTTGAAAAATCAAGCAATAAGTGGGAATCTGCTGCAATGGGTCAGCCTGTTTGTTTTGAAGTATCTGCTGTACATTCAAGCATAGAGAAAACCATGGACATTTCAGCTCATCTGAAGGAAAATCAGCTATCAAAGTATAATAATTTACAAGGTATATTTACAGTCCAAAACGCACAGAATGTAATGGAACCCGTGACTAATGTGATGGAAAATGTTATGGTAGATAGTGGATTGAATGTCCCAGAGAACGCTACTGTACGTGATATGGAAGATAATTACCATCTGTCTTTGGACAGAGGTGATACTGGTCATATTATTGCAGTTGAACAAACCTCGAAAGAATGTATGGATAAGCTCAGCAATGTCAGTTTTTCCAGATTGACCTGTCTAGGTGATGGTCACTCACCTACCTGTCAACCAGATTGTGAAG GTGAATGTACCAACCAGTTGGACTTGAAAGGACTGGAGACAGATGAGTCATGGACTGTTAAGACGTCATACCAAAGAAGTGATGTGGTGGATGACCAGTTAGAAGACGGTAGCAAAGCTAGTGTTCCTGAGTATCATAACTTAGTTCAATTGGATGCTAGAGGGATTAATCAACCAGTACTAGTTGAGCCAGTTGTTGAGGATCATCTAACTGAATGTGATGAGAATAACGAGTCAGACAGAAATACAGCGAAATCCTCTGAAGTAGTAGAAGAAACTAGCGAAGAGACAGTTGCAGATATCCATCTGGATAGAATTGTACCCAGTGATACTGCTGTAACTCTGCCCAAATCTTCACTACTAAAGCAAG AAGGAGATCAACTTGAAAATCAATTCAAATCACCAGTTGAAGGCAGAAGTATTTGTGAAATAGATGAGGCCTTGTTATATGGaagcaaaaaccaaaatttatcCTTTGATCAGGTTGATTATCCGGAAGACGACACAGTGGCAGCAAGTAAAATTGAAAGTGCCATCGTCGTTGAAACAGAGTCAACATCTCTTTCTGATTGTGCTTTGGCAAAAATGCAACATAGAAATGAGAACATTCTTAAGGAAGTTACTTCAGAGATGAAGAGACATCCTTCCATTGCTTCAGATGACAGTATGCACATGGATGGCAATGctgatatggatgataatgtTGGAACACTGGATGGTGGTATGAATTCTCTAAATGTGAGTTCAAAAACTGAGATAAGTTCAGACAATATTGGTGATTTCTTAGTCGGAGATGAGCTGGCTGATCTGAGTTGCTGTGATCATGGCATTATTTTGGGCAATGCTGGTGTGAGTAATAGCGTGGCACAAACCATACCTGGCTTGACTGACACAGATGGAATAGTTGGAACTGAAAGTATTACACAATTCAAACTATGTGCTGATAACTCTTGTGCCAAACCTCAAATGTATTCAGGTGGTCTGCCATTGTATCATGTTTTTAATGATTCTTCATCTCTTG GAAATCTAAGTGGATTAAATGAGATTGAGggtaaaaaaaacaatgccGAAGAAAAGGAGATGACCTATGAGGATAGAG AAGGAGATCAACGGAAAGATCAATTCAAATCACCAGTTGAAGGCAGAaatattcatgaaagaaaTCAGGCCTTGTTACATGGAAGCAAAAATCAGAATTTATCCTTCGAAGAGGTCGATATTTTGGAAAAGCACACAGTAGCAGCAAATAACACTGAAAGTTCTATGGATGCCGTGGTGAACGAAACAGAGTCGCGGTTcctttctgatttttctttggcAAAAATGCGGCGTGGAAATGAGAACAAATCCCCAGATCCTTCAACTATGGTGGTGTCGGTAGACAGTGCAGTTCAAGAGAGAGCACTAAACAATGTTATGCAATCTGTCCTCCTACTGGATCAAGTGAAGTATGGTGATCCTGGCATACATAAGGAAGTATCTTTAGAGATGAAGAGACATCCTTCCATTGCTTCAGTTGATAGTATGCACACGGATGGCAATGctgatatggatgataatatTGGAACACTGGATGGTGGTATAAATTCTGTAAATGTGAGTTCGAAAACTGAAATTAATTCAGATAATACTGGTGATTTCTTGGTCAGAGATGAGTTGGGTGATCTGTGCTGCTGTGATCATGGGATTATTTTGGGCAATGCCGGTGTGAGTAATAGAGTGTCACAAAATGAACCTGGCTTGGCTGACACAGATAGAATAGTTGATACTGAAAGTATTACACAAGTCAATCTATCAGCTGATAACTTTTGTGCCAAACGTCAAATGCATTCAG GAGATCTAAGTGGATTAAATGAAAGTGAGGGTAGAAACAATGcagaagaaaaggagatgaCTTATGAGGATAGGG AAGGAGATCAACTTAAAGATCAATTCAAATCACCAGTTGAAGGCGGAATAATTTGTGAAAGAGTTGAGGCCTTGTTACATGGAAGCCAAAACCAGAATTTATCCTTTGATGAGGTTGATATTCTGGAAAAGCACACAGTGGCAGCAAATGATATTGGAAGTTCTATGGATACCCTGGTGGACGAAACACAGTCGGGGTCTCTTTCTGATTTTGCTTTGGCAAAAATGCAGCTTGGAAATGAGAACAAATCTCCAGGTCCTTCAAATATGGTGGTGCCGGTAGATAGTGAAGTTCAAGAGAGAGCATCAAATGAAGTTATACAATCTGTTCTCCAACCAGATCCAGCGAAGTGTGGTGATCTTGAATTACAAGGCAATGAATTTGGAGTGCGGGAAAGAGTCTCAGGCGTGAAGGTTGTTGAAAGTCTCAATGTTGGCATTAATCGTACGAGGACCTCCCAAGAGACTGAGGAAGTAATTGATCTGCTTAATCTTAACGATAGGGATATCATTTCTGGTGACTCAAAGGAATCCCCTGGTTTTGAAAACTTGCATCCCATCTCTATGGTTAAACCTGAAATGGGTGTCAATTGCTCTGCTGATTCTCCAGCTACCCATTCTAGTCATGGTCAGTGCTTATTGCATCAAGGTGAAGAAGCAACTGCAG AAACTAAAGCCTTGGAGTTAAATGCTGCCTCGCCTTTATTTAGCAGTTATGAGATAAAACAACTTTTCAGCGATGACAAAATGGATGGATTTTCAAAATCATATCCAGACATGTCAAAAGTTGATTCAGTGATTGAAGATAGTGAGGCTGTgaagaaagggaaagaaagTGCTGTTGGTATTGCACAAGTTGCTGCAGGGCAACTTACTGACCATGAGCATAAATCGGAGGACGTTATGGATCTAAAATCTACTCTGGAAATGGGTATTCATTACCCTGTTGGTTCTCCTGTTACCAACTTTTCTAGTTGTG GGGACATCAAAAGAGATGAATTTCAGAAATTAGATGCAGGTCTGAGTAAAGCCAATCTGATGAATGAAGTTGGTGAGCATGTGAAGGAAGGTATAGAAAATGATCTGGGAATTGCTCAAGTTGTTGCCAAGAAACACAGTGATCATGGGCAGAGAATGGCAGATGAACTTCTGAAATCCACTCATCCTCCTGTTTCAGATGGGAACACCTGTGTAAATGAAAGACCAAAGGAGAAAGGAATCAGGCCTATCAACCAAGTGTTTGTTGATCATGAGGATATTGATGAGGCTGGTGATATTGAATATTCTAATGTGTGGGCACGTACAGGGAAATCGGTAGATGATTCTGAGATGAGTGGCAGCAATCCTGGTGCTTTTGATGTGCCAGCAGCAAACAGTTATCCGAATTACTTAATGCAAGCTCGAAGTAATGTGAACCCTGATGTTGAAGTTACTAAATTTTCAGTTGAGAGTGAGATTGTGTCAGAACAGAATGTAACTGCAGATCAATGTCCCATATCTGCAGATTCAGTTTTGAGAAAAG ACAATTTGGAATCACCTAGGGTAAGGAGTTGGGAGGCAGATTCAGACAAAAGTATCAGTATTTCTTTTGCGCCAAGGGAGAACAAGACAGATAGTCTGGTCCCTAGTCCTCCAAAGAGTTTTGTCAATACTGCTGATATGAAGGAAAATTTCAGAAACACAAAGAGCGACAAAGTTTCCAACTCAGCAGTGAAAACTTTGCAACCTAGGCCGGCATTGAATGATCTCCAAAAGAAGTAG